In a genomic window of Streptomyces sp. SJL17-4:
- a CDS encoding ribbon-helix-helix protein, CopG family, with amino-acid sequence MAMNVRLRDDQTEALKLRAEQEGTSMHAILLQAVDDYLARTAQQAIVRKTAMEQAAKWHELMERLK; translated from the coding sequence ATGGCAATGAACGTGCGTCTTCGCGACGACCAGACCGAGGCACTCAAGCTGCGCGCCGAGCAGGAGGGCACGAGCATGCACGCGATACTGCTCCAGGCCGTCGACGACTACCTCGCCCGGACCGCCCAGCAGGCGATCGTGCGGAAGACCGCCATGGAACAGGCGGCCAAGTGGCACGAGCTGATGGAGCGGCTCAAGTGA
- a CDS encoding DEAD/DEAH box helicase, whose translation MVTTTTTSSHHLSPAFPGRAPWGTAGKLRAWQQGAMERYLQEQPRDFLAVATPGAGKTTFALTLASWLLHHHVVQQITVVAPTEHLKKQWAAAAARIGIKLDPDYSAGPLSKEYDGVAITYAGVGVRPMLHRNRCEQRKTLVILDEIHHAGDSKSWGEACLEAFEPATRRLALTGTPFRSDTNPIPFVTYEEGNDGIRRSSADYTYGYGNALGDGVVRPVIFLSYSGNMRWRTKAGDEIAARLGEPMTKDAVSQAWRTALDAKGDWMPNVLRAADQRLTEVRKSIPDAGGLVIASDQDSARSYAKLIREITGTKATVVLSDDTGASNRIDEFSESNDRWMVAVRMVSEGVDVPRLSVGVYATTISTPLFFAQAVGRFVRSRRRGETASVFLPTIPSLLGFANEMEVERDHVLDKPKKQGEEDPYAESEKELAEAERQQDEDTGEQDMLPFEALESDAVFDRVLYNSAEFGMQAHPGSAEEQDYLGIPGLLEPDQVQLLLQKRQARQIAHSRKKPDEEADLLELPAERRPVVSHKELLELRKQLNTMVGAYVHQTGKPHGVIHTELRRVCGGPPSAEATAGQIRERIKKVQEWATRMR comes from the coding sequence ATCGTGACTACTACCACCACCTCCTCCCATCACCTTTCTCCCGCCTTCCCGGGACGGGCCCCTTGGGGTACCGCCGGCAAGCTGCGTGCCTGGCAGCAGGGCGCCATGGAGAGATACCTCCAGGAGCAGCCCCGAGACTTCCTCGCCGTCGCCACACCCGGCGCCGGCAAGACCACCTTCGCCCTGACCCTCGCCTCATGGCTGCTGCACCACCACGTCGTGCAGCAGATCACCGTCGTCGCACCCACCGAGCACCTCAAGAAGCAGTGGGCCGCCGCCGCCGCGCGGATAGGGATCAAGCTGGACCCCGACTACAGCGCCGGGCCGCTCAGCAAGGAGTACGACGGCGTCGCGATCACCTACGCGGGTGTCGGCGTCCGGCCCATGCTCCACCGCAACCGCTGCGAGCAGCGCAAGACCCTCGTCATCCTCGACGAGATCCACCACGCCGGAGACTCCAAGTCCTGGGGCGAGGCCTGCCTGGAGGCGTTCGAGCCCGCCACGCGGCGCCTCGCGCTGACCGGCACCCCGTTCCGTTCCGACACCAACCCCATCCCCTTCGTCACGTACGAGGAGGGGAACGACGGCATCCGGCGGTCCTCCGCCGACTACACCTACGGCTACGGCAACGCCCTCGGCGACGGCGTCGTCCGGCCCGTCATCTTCCTCTCCTACAGCGGCAACATGCGCTGGCGCACCAAGGCCGGCGACGAGATCGCCGCCCGTCTCGGCGAGCCGATGACGAAGGACGCCGTCTCGCAGGCCTGGCGCACCGCGCTCGACGCGAAGGGCGACTGGATGCCGAACGTGCTCCGGGCCGCCGACCAGCGACTCACCGAGGTCCGCAAGTCCATCCCCGACGCGGGCGGCCTGGTGATCGCCAGTGACCAGGACTCGGCCCGCTCGTACGCCAAGCTGATCCGCGAGATCACCGGCACCAAGGCCACCGTCGTCCTTTCCGACGACACCGGCGCCTCGAACCGCATCGACGAGTTCAGCGAGAGCAACGACCGCTGGATGGTCGCCGTCCGTATGGTGTCCGAGGGCGTCGACGTGCCCCGCCTCTCCGTCGGCGTGTACGCGACGACGATCTCGACCCCCCTCTTCTTCGCGCAGGCCGTCGGCCGTTTCGTGCGTTCACGCAGGCGCGGCGAGACCGCCTCCGTGTTCCTTCCCACGATCCCCAGCCTCCTCGGCTTCGCCAACGAGATGGAGGTCGAGCGCGACCACGTCCTCGACAAGCCCAAGAAGCAGGGCGAGGAGGACCCGTACGCCGAGTCCGAGAAGGAACTCGCCGAGGCGGAGCGGCAGCAGGACGAGGACACCGGCGAGCAGGACATGCTGCCCTTCGAGGCGCTGGAGTCCGACGCCGTCTTCGACCGCGTCCTCTACAACAGCGCCGAGTTCGGCATGCAGGCCCACCCCGGCAGCGCCGAGGAGCAGGACTACCTCGGCATCCCGGGCCTCCTCGAACCCGACCAGGTCCAGCTGCTCCTCCAGAAGCGCCAGGCCCGGCAGATCGCGCACAGCCGCAAGAAGCCGGACGAGGAGGCGGACCTGCTCGAACTGCCCGCCGAGCGGCGCCCTGTCGTTTCCCACAAGGAGCTCCTGGAGCTGCGCAAGCAGCTCAACACGATGGTCGGCGCGTACGTCCACCAGACCGGCAAGCCCCACGGTGTGATCCACACGGAGCTCCGCCGGGTCTGCGGCGGACCGCCGAGCGCGGAGGCCACCGCCGGCCAGATCCGGGAACGGATCAAGAAGGTGCAGGAGTGGGCCACCCGGATGCGGTGA
- a CDS encoding type II toxin-antitoxin system death-on-curing family toxin — MTCVYLSAEDVLAVAEHAVDDQAVVVRDAGLLESAVHRPSAAMFGEEAYPDLLDKAAALLQSLAINHPFLDGNKRTAWLSCVTFLAMNGVQLRPDIDAAERLVISVATGETDEVKVISHGLRELIAADVS; from the coding sequence GTGACCTGTGTCTATCTCTCCGCCGAGGACGTCCTGGCTGTCGCCGAACACGCGGTGGACGACCAGGCCGTCGTCGTACGAGACGCGGGACTGCTCGAATCGGCGGTGCACCGGCCGTCCGCCGCGATGTTCGGCGAGGAGGCGTACCCCGACCTCCTCGACAAGGCAGCCGCACTGCTCCAGTCGCTCGCGATCAACCATCCCTTTCTCGACGGCAACAAGCGCACGGCCTGGCTGTCCTGCGTCACCTTCCTCGCCATGAACGGCGTCCAACTCCGCCCCGACATCGACGCGGCGGAGCGCCTGGTCATCTCCGTGGCGACCGGTGAGACCGACGAGGTGAAGGTGATCTCCCACGGGCTGCGCGAGCTGATCGCCGCCGACGTGAGCTGA
- a CDS encoding MFS transporter has product MSALEPRDAEADTDIPADAARIADTALAKGSVLDPAHRALSIGMVSVVLLIAFEATAVGTAMPVAARELNGIPLYAFAFSAYFTTSLFAMVLAGQWSDRLGPLAPLTAGISSFAAGLLLSGTAGSMWLFILGRAVQGLGGGLVIVALYVVVGRAYAEHLRPAIMAAFAASWVVPSVVGPLAAGTITEHLGWRWVFVGIPVLVVFPLALALPAIRRTASGPADPTAPVAPWDRRRIRLALGISAGAALLQYAGQELRWLSLLPAAVGAAFLVPAVRGLLPHGTYRAARGLPSVVLLRGIAAGAFIAAESFVPLMLVTQRGLSPTLAGFSLAAGGLTWALGSWIQARPWTEPYRERLVVLGMILVAIAIAAAPSVLITAVPVWVLAAAWGLGCLGMGAVIASTSVLLMKLSAPEEVGANSAALQISDGLSNVLLLAAGGAAFAALGGGAVGHAVTSSASTGSHPGAFAAVFLPMAGVAAVGAWVATRLHAAPARA; this is encoded by the coding sequence ATGAGCGCCCTCGAACCCCGCGACGCCGAGGCGGACACGGACATACCCGCCGACGCCGCCCGCATCGCCGACACCGCCCTCGCCAAGGGGTCCGTCCTCGATCCGGCCCACCGGGCGCTCAGCATCGGCATGGTCTCCGTCGTCCTGCTCATCGCCTTCGAGGCGACCGCCGTCGGCACCGCCATGCCCGTGGCCGCCCGCGAGCTGAACGGCATCCCCCTCTACGCCTTCGCCTTCTCCGCCTACTTCACCACCAGCCTCTTCGCCATGGTCCTGGCCGGCCAGTGGTCCGACCGGCTCGGGCCGCTCGCGCCGCTCACCGCCGGCATCAGCTCCTTCGCCGCCGGACTGCTGCTCTCCGGGACCGCCGGCAGCATGTGGCTGTTCATCCTCGGGCGGGCCGTCCAGGGCCTCGGCGGAGGGCTCGTCATCGTCGCCCTCTACGTGGTCGTCGGCCGGGCCTACGCCGAGCACCTCAGACCCGCGATCATGGCCGCGTTCGCCGCGAGCTGGGTCGTCCCCTCCGTCGTCGGACCGCTCGCCGCCGGAACGATCACCGAGCACCTCGGCTGGCGCTGGGTCTTCGTCGGCATCCCCGTCCTCGTCGTCTTCCCGCTGGCCCTCGCCCTCCCCGCGATACGCCGTACCGCCTCGGGGCCCGCCGACCCGACCGCGCCCGTCGCGCCCTGGGACCGGCGCCGGATCCGGCTCGCGCTCGGCATCTCGGCGGGCGCGGCGCTCCTCCAGTACGCCGGCCAGGAGCTGCGCTGGCTCTCCCTGCTGCCGGCCGCGGTGGGAGCCGCGTTCCTCGTGCCCGCGGTCCGGGGGCTCCTTCCGCACGGCACCTACCGGGCGGCCCGCGGCCTGCCGTCCGTCGTCCTGCTCCGCGGCATCGCCGCGGGCGCGTTCATCGCGGCCGAGTCCTTCGTGCCGCTGATGCTGGTCACCCAGCGGGGCCTCAGCCCCACCCTCGCCGGCTTCTCCCTCGCCGCGGGCGGCCTCACCTGGGCGCTCGGCTCCTGGATCCAGGCCCGGCCGTGGACGGAGCCGTACCGGGAGCGGCTCGTCGTCCTCGGCATGATCCTGGTCGCGATCGCCATCGCGGCGGCGCCCAGCGTGCTCATCACGGCCGTGCCGGTGTGGGTGCTCGCGGCGGCCTGGGGTCTCGGCTGCCTCGGCATGGGGGCCGTGATCGCCTCGACGAGCGTGCTGCTCATGAAGCTGTCGGCGCCCGAGGAGGTCGGTGCGAACTCGGCCGCCCTCCAGATCTCCGACGGCCTCTCCAACGTCCTGCTCCTCGCCGCGGGCGGCGCGGCCTTCGCCGCGCTCGGCGGCGGCGCGGTCGGCCACGCCGTCACCTCGTCCGCGTCCACGGGCTCCCACCCGGGGGCCTTCGCGGCGGTCTTCCTGCCGATGGCGGGGGTGGCGGCGGTGGGGGCGTGGGTCGCTACGCGGCTGCACGCGGCGCCGGCCCGGGCCTGA